One Halichoerus grypus chromosome 1, mHalGry1.hap1.1, whole genome shotgun sequence genomic region harbors:
- the LOC118533678 gene encoding olfactory receptor-like protein OLF4, giving the protein MHDCVMLFLSYFGSHIDDMELENETRISEFLLLGFSEESELQPFLFGLFLSMYLVTILGNQLIILAVSSDSHLHTPMYFFLTNLSFVDICITSTTVPKMLVNIQTQRKVITYESCIIQIYFFLLFIGLDNFFLTVMAYDRFVAICHPLHYTVIMNPLLCGLLVLVSWVMSALHSLLETLMVLRLSFCTKLEIPHFFCEINQMIQLACSDTFPNNMVIYFAGMLLGGAPLAGVLYSYSKIVSSIWKISSTAGKYKAFSTCASHLLVVSLFYCTVLGVYLSSPATQSSHASAVASVMYAVVTPMLNPFIYSLRNKDIKGAINIFFRGKP; this is encoded by the coding sequence ATGCATGATTGtgtcatgctttttctctcttattttggTAGTCACATCGACGACATGGAACTAGAGAATGAAACACGAatttcagaatttcttcttctgggattttcTGAAGAATCAGAATTGCAACCCTTCCTCTTTGGGTTGTTCCTGTCCATGTACCTGGTCACCATACTTGGAAACCAGCTCATCATCCTAGCTGTCAGCTCTGActcccacctccacacccccatgtacttcttcctcaccAACCTGTCCTTTGTAGACATCTGTATCACCTCTACCACCGTCCCCAAGATGCTGGTGAATATACAAACACAGAGAAAAGTTATAACTTATGAAAGCTGCATCATACAGATctactttttcttactttttatagGTTTGGACAACTTCTTCCTGACTGTGATGGCTTATGACCGCTTTGTGGCCATCTGTCACCCCTTACACTACACAGTCATCATGAACCCCCTGCTCTGTGGACTGCTGGTTCTGGTGTCCTGGGTCATGAGTGCCCTGCATTCTTTGTTAGAAACCTTAATGGTGTTGCGGCTGTCCTTCTGTACAAAGTTGGAAATCCCCCACTTTTTCTGTGAAATTAATCAGATGATCCAACTTGCCTGTTCTGATACCTTTCCTAATAACATGGTGATATATTTTGCAGGTATGCTTCTGGGTGGTGCTCCCCTGGCCGGGGTCCTTTACTCTTACTCTAAGATAGTTTCCTCCATATGGAAAATCTCATCAACTGCGGGCAAGTACAAAGCATTTTCCACCTGTGCATCTCACCTCTTGGTTGTCTCCTTATTTTATTGTACAGTCCTAGGAGTGTACCTTAGCTCTCCTGCTACCCAGAGTTCCCATGCAAGTGCAGTGGCCTCAGTGATGTATGCGGTGGTCACACCCATGCTGAACCCCTTCATCTATAGCCTGAGGAACAAGGACATAAAGGgggctataaatatatttttcagaggGAAGCCATAA